Proteins from one Naumovozyma castellii chromosome 3, complete genome genomic window:
- the MSD1 gene encoding aspartate--tRNA ligase MSD1 (ancestral locus Anc_8.584): MFLLKTGVSHHNFHTLTRLPAQLPSKNFVLDKFHFSKETKSIKQLYETQNTGSRVTCTVNGWIDTKPKRIGKNLTFSQLRDVKGDTVQLVDSGSQLKALNREDVIQVNGTLMKKKEKSVSSAENIFEYEIQVEKISVLNSSNEKPSQLHEFKKDGNYPPEYRFLQLRHHKYQEFLRKRYQISCKLRQLLNEEEFLEIETPILFKPTPEGAREFLVPTRTKENSTPSFYSLTQSPQQYKQLLMASGVFKYFQVARCFRDEDLRADRQPEFTQIDMEMSFSNGEDVMALLERLVPTTWDQFSVNSSLLTLNSFGKLISIADNGGKINRMPYRTAMSVYGIDKPDLRAPNLKILDLSEFNAKGRLDKGFPVFEVLILKNAFKDIDDFKKNWSFLGDSNNYTFRAPVIQPINDEDLKQNWFEKFLGIATFENPKMISNYLKLQVGDIVCGSTREPSTAIYENPTPLGTLRKLVLQSSLGKELYMETKHDVASWVVDFPLFSPVTAPVKPEMQYPVYEHDKLVSTHHPFTMVQLQDYEKLNSNPSQCRGQHYDLVINGVELGGGSTRVHDPILQDYIFENILKIENAEELFGHLLRAFEMGTPPHAGFAIGFDRMCAMLSGTESIRDVIAFPKSITGSDLVVKSPSKVNEELLKPYNISYLKR, translated from the coding sequence ATGTTTTTGTTGAAGACTGGTGTGTCACATCACAATTTTCATACCCTTACCAGACTTCCAGCTCAATTGCCGTCTAAGAACTTCGTCCTCGataaattccatttctCTAAGGAAACTAAGAGTATCAAGCAGCTCTATGAGACTCAAAATACTGGGTCTCGTGTTACATGCACTGTAAACGGATGGATAGACACGAAACCGAAACGAATAGGTAAAAATCTTACTTTTAGTCAGTTAAGAGATGTTAAGGGAGATACAGTACAACTGGTAGATTCCGGTTCCCAATTGAAAGCATTGAATAGGGAAGATGTGATACAGGTAAACGGTACCttgatgaaaaagaaagagaagTCTGTATCCTCGGctgaaaatatatttgagTATGAGATACAAGTGGAAAAAATATCTGTCCTGAACTCATCGAATGAGAAGCCATCCCAATTGCATGAATTTAAGAAAGATGGTAATTATCCACCCGAGTATAggtttcttcaattgagaCATCACAAATATCAGGAATTCTTAAGGAAAAGGTATCAAATATCTTGTAAGCTAAGGCagttattaaatgaagaagagttCCTTGAGATTGAAACCCCAATTTTGTTCAAACCTACGCCTGAAGGTGCAAGAGAATTTCTAGTGCCAACAAGGACCAAGGAAAATTCAACGCCGtcattttattctttaacaCAAAGTCCACAACAATATAAGCAATTGTTAATGGCTAGTGGtgttttcaaatatttccaagTAGCCAGATGTTTTAgagatgaagatttaaGAGCAGATCGACAGCCAGAATTTACTCAAATTGATATGGAGATGTCCTTTTCTAATGGTGAAGATGTGATGGCCCTTTTGGAGCGACTTGTTCCTACTACTTGGGACCAATTTAGCGTCAATAGTAGTCTTCTAactttaaattcttttggAAAGCTTATATCAATAGCTGATAATGGAGGCAAAATTAATAGAATGCCTTATAGGACAGCAATGAGTGTTTATGGAATTGATAAACCGGATTTAAGAGCaccaaatttgaagattttagATTTATCAGAGTTTAACGCAAAGGGACGTCTTGATAAGGGGTTTCCCGTTTTTGAAGTTTTGATTTTAAAGAACGCctttaaagatattgatgattttaaaaAGAATTGGAGTTTCTTGGGCGATTCAAACAATTACACATTTAGAGCACCAGTTATACAACCAATAaacgatgaagatttaaAACAGAATTGGTTTGagaaatttcttggaattgCTACATTTGAAAATCCTAAAATGATCTCGAACTATCTAAAGTTGCAAGTTGGTGATATTGTTTGTGGTAGTACTAGGGAACCTTCGACTGCGATTTACGAAAATCCAACGCCTTTGGGAACGTTACGAAAATTGGTATTACAATCCTCTCTGGGAAAAGAATTATATATGGAAACTAAACATGATGTGGCTAGTTGGGTGGTTGATTTCCCACTCTTTTCTCCAGTCACTGCTCCTGTGAAACCAGAAATGCAATATCCAGTTTATGAACATGACAAATTGGTGTCCACACATCATCCCTTTACTATGGTTCAACTTCAAGATTATGAAAAACTGAACTCCAATCCCTCCCAGTGTCGTGGTCAACATTATGATTTGGTTATCAATGGTGTTGAACTAGGGGGTGGCTCTACAAGAGTTCATgatccaattcttcaagattacatatttgaaaatatcttAAAGATTGAGAATGCAGAAGAATTGTTCGGACATTTATTAAGAGCATTTGAAATGGGTACACCACCCCATGCTGGTTTTGCAATTGGTTTCGATAGAATGTGTGCAATGCTGTCTGGCACAGAAAGTATCCGTGATGTTATAGCCTTTCCAAAGAGTATAACTGGGTCAGATTTGGTGGTGAAAAGTCCTAGTAAAGTGAACGAGGAGTTGTTGAAACCATATAACATATCGTATCtgaaaagataa
- the INA17 gene encoding Ina17p (ancestral locus Anc_8.579), with protein sequence MMSLTRTQGSKILLRTIHPSFSRTFLLPLRHYHEDGSKDIKTLEDLVKLKSLDGVDPELIKNLIYERTKEMDVKNELDMLKKFTKEEKSTHDSPLKKFTRPLWVVLLMSSSVYLGCHYLWWRLEYVEREKELMEQVETLENELNTLLATKPNQLELEAQSDPKSQPFYKRWFSR encoded by the coding sequence ATGATGTCACTGACAAGAACCCAGGGGAGTAAGATTTTGCTTCGCACCATACATCCATCGTTCTCAAGGACATTTCTCCTCCCACTACGTCATTACCATGAGGATGGATCCAAGGATATCAAAACCCTGGAAGATCTTGTAAAATTGAAATCGTTGGATGGTGTAGACCCTGAATTGATTAAAAACCTTATATATGAAAGAACTAAAGAGATGGATgtaaaaaatgaattagacatgttaaagaaatttacaAAGGAGGAAAAAAGTACTCACGATAGTCCCTTAAAGAAATTCACTAGACCCCTGTGGGTGGTCCTATTGATGAGTTCATCCGTCTATTTGGGATGTCATTATTTGTGGTGGAGACTAGAATATGTGGAGAGGGAAAAGGAGTTGATGGAACAAGTGGAAACCTTAGAAAACGAGTTGAATACTCTATTGGCTACGAAACCAAATCAATTGGAATTAGAAGCCCAGTCTGATCCAAAGAGTCAACCTTTTTACAAGCGTTGGTTTAGCAGGTAA
- the FMP30 gene encoding N-acetylphosphatidylethanolamine-hydrolyzing phospholipase D (ancestral locus Anc_8.582): MKLYSPITIPLLRSSRLQSSRHGFYSTSSKTRLYRKRPSRRYVLGTLLTFLVPYTGYALYVTVSAAKEIDVRDRECKQIESNPNDRSFKGTLIKYSPLQVLGRYENPFTEYRIQTIYEFFFNRIVEVFERNRGGIPPDKHQMDQLMPVHKPKWPSYVMTDSKSVLKYNVVADADIPPKKTGPSDEDIPIYNTWLGQSCNFVVYNGLKILTDPLFSDFLIHETFGPKRITSLPCEISDVPTPDVILVSHNHPDHLDIKSMEFWKGKEPLWVVPKGMKPFMEKHKVHNVIELSWWQSLQLIKNSETYYISSTPAMHWSGRSILDTNQSLWCSFMLSHKGKPVLFHAGDTGYVKDLYLRIKERYGEGCKLALLPCGQYCPEWHQRPRHINSREVLNVMKDLEAKNVLGVHWGTFILSGEYFLEPKQKLELLAEWEGIKENCYCPELGKTIKIE, encoded by the coding sequence ATGAAATTGTACAGTCCGATAACCATACCACTTCTTCGATCGTCCAGACTACAAAGCTCAAGACATGGTTTTTACTCTACCTCCTCCAAAACCAGATTATACCGGAAGAGACCCTCGAGACGCTACGTTCTAGGAACATTGTTGACATTTTTGGTTCCATATACGGGGTACGCATTGTATGTCACAGTTTCAGCCGCCAAGGAAATCGATGTTAGAGATAGAGAGTGTAAACAGATCGAATCTAATCCGAACGACCGCTCTTTCAAGGGAACATTGATTAAATATTCTCCCTTACAAGTCCTGGGAAGATATGAGAATCCATTTACCGAGTATCGAATACAAACTATTTAcgaattcttctttaacaGAATAGTCGAGGTCTTCGAAAGGAACAGAGGCGGAATACCTCCTGATAAACATCAAATGGATCAGTTAATGCCTGTTCATAAACCAAAGTGGCCTAGCTATGTAATGACGGATTCTAAAAGTGTATTGAAATACAATGTGGTAGCTGATGCTGATATTCCGCCGAAGAAAACGGGACCATCTGATGAAGACATCCCAATTTACAATACCTGGTTAGGTCAATCATGcaattttgttgtttacAATGGCCTCAAGATTTTAACAGACCCTTTGTTTAGCgattttttaattcatgAAACCTTTGGACCCAAGAGGATTACTTCTCTACCGTGTGAAATATCAGATGTACCGACACCAGATGTCATCTTAGTTTCTCATAACCACCCAGACCATTTAGATATCAAGAGTATGGAATTTTGGAAAGGCAAGGAGCCATTGTGGGTTGTACCGAAGGGAATGAAGCCCTTTATGGAGAAACATAAAGTCCATAATGTCATTGAACTTTCTTGGTGGCAATCCCTTCAACTAATCAAGAACAGTGAAACATATTACATCTCTAGTACACCAGCAATGCATTGGTCAGGAAGGTCAATTTTGGATACTAACCAATCGTTATGGTGTTCATTTATGTTGAGCCACAAAGGAAAACCAGTATTATTTCATGCAGGTGATACGGGTTACGTTAAAGATCTATATTTGAGAATCAAGGAGAGATACGGTGAAGGTTGTAAATTGGCATTGCTTCCATGTGGTCAGTACTGTCCTGAATGGCATCAAAGACCCAGACATATTAATTCTAGAGAAGTACTAAACGTAATGAAAGACCTTGAAGCCAAAAATGTATTGGGTGTCCATTGGGGTACCTTTATCTTAAGTGgtgaatattttttggaGCCCAAACagaaattggaattattagCGGAATGGGAAGGTATAAAGGAGAATTGCTATTGTCCAGAATTAGGTAAAACTATAAAAATTGAGTAA
- the ATG21 gene encoding Atg21p (ancestral locus Anc_8.580) — MKALNFNQDATCCVVTTAPHSLTIYNCDPFGKCFELDTRTRNNTGSNDSLDGTALDASVANEEDNGIIVQMLFSTSLVAIADRNQGVKKGKKLKIVNTKRKSTICEIVFPHEIVDVVMNRKRMCILLESDQIFIYDISCMKPMTTIDLWEDHIKSNSMVANIAENMRVQSDERNNTTRKRRNSVRSRLRPRIALSNDDRSILCYTAYSSNNNRPDSFLLNDIVVYDALNVKPLNYLNTVHKGNIACLAVSHDGKLVTTASDKGTIVRVFNTGVDMQFDSSNSLVYEFRRGSRPCNLYQLIFDRKTTKIGCVGDSDTIHIFRLSLNQDTDTAPELDSAEEELLEQNNDSSLKKVSKDHSKQLKHFLSKKIRESIPNQNLRRDFAHISMKESVRYCLGFPEEFPSQVYVAGDDGKFNVYSLPSTPGECVLMKTSIFN, encoded by the coding sequence ATGAAAGCATTGAACTTTAATCAAGACGCTACATGTTGTGTTGTCACTACAGCTCCACACTCCCTTACGATATATAATTGTGACCCATTTGGTAAATGCTTTGAGTTGGACACACGAACTAGAAACAACACGGGAAGCAATGACAGTCTGGATGGAACCGCACTTGATGCATCAGTGGCAAATGAGGAAGATAATGGAATTATCGTACAGATGTTGTTTTCTACCAGCTTGGTGGCCATCGCAGACAGGAATCAGGGCGTCAAGAAGGGAAAGAAGCTGAAAATTGTCAATACAAAGAGGAAATCTACAATTTGTGAAATAGTGTTTCCCCATGAAATTGTAGATGTTGTTATGAATAGAAAGAGAATGTGTATCCTTTTAGAAAGTGATcaaattttcatatatGATATATCCTGCATGAAGCCAATGACCACCATAGACTTATGGGAAGACCATATTAAGAGCAATTCAATGGTGGCAAATATTGCAGAGAATATGAGAGTTCAGAGTGATGAACGGAACAATACTAccagaaaaagaagaaattcagTAAGAAGCAGGCTAAGGCCCAGAATTGCATTAAGTAATGATGATAGAAGTATTTTGTGTTACACAGCTTACAGTAGCAATAACAATCGACCTGATTCTTTCCTACTAAATGATATTGTAGTGTATGATGCATTGAATGTGAAACCGCTTAATTATCTGAACACGGTGCATAAGGGTAATATAGCTTGTCTAGCTGTCAGTCATGATGGGAAATTGGTTACAACAGCATCAGATAAGGGGACTATTGTGAGGGTATTTAATACGGGAGTGGATATGCAATTCGATTCTTCAAACTCTTTAGTTTATGAATTTAGACGTGGATCTAGACCTTGTAATTTGTATCAATTGATCTTCGATAGAAAGACAACTAAGATAGGATGCGTTGGTGACTCTGATACGATCCATATATTTAGATTAAGTTTAAACCAAGATACGGATACTGCCCCAGAGCTAGATTCTGCGGAGGAAGAATTACTAGAGCAGAATAATGATAGctctttgaagaaagtatCTAAGGATCATTCTaaacaattgaaacattttcTCTCTAAAAAGATAAGGGAATCCATACCTAACCAAAATTTACGTCGTGATTTTGCACATATATCAATGAAAGAGTCAGTAAGATATTGTCTTGGGTTTCCTGAAGAGTTTCCAAGTCAAGTTTACGTTGCCGGTGATGATGGTAAGTTTAATGTTTATAGCTTGCCATCGACACCAGGAGAATGTGTACTGATGAAAACCAGCATATTCAACTAA
- the PNG1 gene encoding peptide-N4-(N-acetyl-beta-glucosaminyl)asparagine amidase (ancestral locus Anc_8.575), whose product MVEEIATEPDFEYMAATFLKKYKEIIVGKFRSDPDTTRFNRLMQTNNFARQLVSMSGRNCTIYENGDWYSIVLEVMDLDLIYKNVDEQDLKSDDEYPDVLVRELLRYFKQDFFKWCDKPECHTCGNSDRVQFHSTEPPNSEEAKYECGSVEVFRCDGCGSMIRFPRYNDPIKLLETRTGRCGEWCNLFTLVLKSFGLEARYVWNREDHVWCEYYSPYLNRWVHVDSCEQSFDQPYIYSINWNKSMSYCIAFSKDDVTDVSKRYILKNELPRDQISELDLQFICTYLTKRLRRQRTDDELFELFKRDERERFEWMPKVKKTEQKSPTKTLEPEKGRQSGSAQWKSARGEDGK is encoded by the coding sequence ATGGTGGAAGAAATAGCAACGGAACCAGATTTTGAATACATGGCAGCTActtttttaaagaaatacaaagaaattataGTAGGTAAATTTAGGAGTGATCCTGATACTACTCGATTCAATAGACTTATGCAGACTAATAATTTTGCGAGGCAATTGGTTAGCATGAGTGGTAGAAATTGTACGATCTATGAGAATGGTGATTGGTACTCCATTGTTTTGGAAGTGATGGATTTGGATTTGATTTATAAAAATGTGGATGAGcaagatttgaaatctgatgatgaatatcCTGATGTATTGGTTAGAGAATTATTACGATATTTCAAGCAggatttctttaaatggTGTGACAAGCCTGAGTGTCATACATGTGGGAACTCTGATCGAgttcaatttcattcaacGGAACCTCCCAACTCCGAGGAGGCTAAGTATGAATGTGGCTCAGTGGAAGTGTTCCGATGCGATGGATGTGGATCCATGATAAGATTTCCCAGATATAATGATCCAATTAAACTATTGGAGACTAGAACAGGTCGTTGTGGTGAATGGTGTAATTTATTCACTTTAGTTCTCAAATCGTTTGGATTAGAGGCCAGATATGTTTGGAATAGAGAGGATCATGTTTGGTGTGAATATTATTCTCCTTATTTGAATCGATGGGTTCATGTTGATTCCTGTGAACAGTCATTTGATCAACCCTATATTTATTCCatcaattggaataaaaGTATGAGTTATTGTATTGCATTCAGTAAAGATGACGTTACTGATGTTAGTAAAAGATATATCTTAAAAAATGAACTTCCGAGGGATCAAATTAGTGAACTGGATTTACAATTTATTTGTACTTACCTTACCAAGAGACTACGGAGGCAGAGAAcggatgatgaattatttgaactCTTTAAGAGAGATGAAAGAGAACGATTTGAGTGGATGCCAAAGGTGAAGAAAACGGAGCAGAAATCTCCCACAAAGACATTAGAGCCAGAGAAAGGACGACAAAGTGGGTCTGCTCAATGGAAATCTGCAAGGGGAGAAGATGGTAAATAG
- the SYH1 gene encoding Syh1p (ancestral locus Anc_8.587) gives MQNFTGSQNPLASMAQNFNAMNLNFPNATNGGTPSNTTTPVNTMSNGMPGNSFPVPQMNESNPAPRNRPSILLDKIGIQRSNSPFSSSTDLNKANLHRESSSILLDNWNLSEPKHMGPSPVLADQRPPLQQASSFPNVPTHSLDAPVNGSNLFAPPAPPGIGDQSSATLPPIKLESQWTYIDSQGQPQGPFTSTLMTQWLQAGYFQPNLQIKRMPTSMEPFGINDRFVTLNELISKVNNFQDPFQTFDLIVPVMNAKFFPAQPIQATVNKPTPAATMGANANEQAINEKLSTGDYTLDEILNMTFKDGSYYREVIVQLPFNRKIVTKLDDDFEIPPNSASEFVNEIRYDDIEYRVPMKEEPFATAEPVINTPEKEDVIEGPVDEEAQEEQQLKEKKAKKAAKKKEKAEEQERKRLEKAELMAQKLLEEQERQEQEKKLKEEAKKLKKQRKEEKKLKKEKHKLEKQKKKEEAEKEKEEAAIENPAPWAEKTSVNETQKTIPMAEILKRHKEQEALAKKQKEQKRQEDLLKLSAKLMDEDKKANELKSVLSWANKPAPEPVRVNIQPQLKEKKQSIKMDNNSSFVAEQQKIWEQFQKTPATAVKNTIINDNSSTKGNAWTTVTPKPAAIKANGLPSLNKAVNQPSAYVSPDKLRNIASGRPSMSKQIGSSISLPGLKAKVTTKAPVAYPGNASVSTRQEFLRWARTQLKLNPGVSMNSVLEVLLMLPASASAKEIIADTIYANSTVMDGRRFATDFIKRRIECEKQLTDPLSWKEALSLPEGNDDDWEFQVVSKKKGKKY, from the coding sequence ATGCAGAATTTTACTGGATCACAAAATCCACTGGCCTCTATGGCACAGAACTTCAATGCTATGAACTTGAATTTCCCAAACGCCACGAACGGTGGCACCCCATCTAATACCACTACACCTGTTAATACAATGTCCAACGGTATGCCTGGTAATTCGTTTCCTGTCCCTCAAATGAATGAATCTAACCCAGCCCCTCGAAACAGACCCAGTATTCTACTGGATAAGATCGGCATACAGAGATCTAATTCTCCATTCTCTTCTTCGACAGATTTGAATAAGGCGAACCTTCATAGAGAATCCTCgtcaatattattagacAATTGGAATCTTTCTGAACCGAAACACATGGGTCCTTCTCCTGTATTAGCCGACCAACGACCACCACTTCAACAGGCGTCATCGTTCCCAAATGTTCCAACACATTCTTTAGATGCTCCTGTTAATGGATCTAATCTATTTGCACCTCCGGCACCTCCAGGTATCGGTGATCAAAGTTCAGCCACCTTGCCACCTATTAAATTGGAATCTCAATGGACATACATTGATTCACAGGGGCAGCCTCAAGGTCCCTTCACGTCCACTTTAATGACACAATGGCTGCAAGCAGGTTATTTTCAACCAAATTTACAAATCAAGAGAATGCCTACCTCCATGGAACCATTCGGCATCAATGATAGATTTGTAACtttgaatgaattaatttccaAAGTTAATAATTTCCAGGATCCCTTCCAAACATTTGATTTGATAGTACCTGTTATGAATGCTAAATTTTTCCCAGCTCAACCTATTCAAGCAACTGTTAATAAACCTACTCCGGCTGCTACTATGGGTGCCAATGCTAATGAACAAGCAATCAATGAGAAACTAAGCACTGGCGATTATACGTtagatgaaatattaaatatgaCATTTAAAGATGGTAGTTACTACAGAGAAGTCATTGTTCAATTACCATTTAATAGGAAGATTGTAACCAAATTAGATGACGACTTTGAAATTCCTCCCAATAGCGCTTCAGAATTTGTAAATGAGATTCGatatgatgatattgaatataGAGTTCCTATGAAGGAAGAACCTTTTGCAACTGCCGAGCCTGTGATAAACACGCCAGAGAAGGAGGATGTAATTGAAGGACCTGTAGATGAGGAAGCTCAAGaggaacaacaattaaaggaaaagaaggcTAAAAAGGCCGCcaaaaagaaggaaaaggctgaagaacaagagaGAAAACGTTTGGAGAAGGCAGAACTAATGGCTCAAAAGCTATTAGAAGAGCAGGAAAGACAAGAgcaagaaaagaaattgaaagaagaagccaaaaaattaaagaaacaaagaaaagaggagaaaaaattaaagaaggaaaagcATAAACTggagaaacaaaagaagaaagaagaagctgaaaaggaaaaagaagaagctgCCATTGAAAATCCAGCACCTTGGGCAGAAAAGACTTCAGTTAATGAAACTCAAAAAACCATTCCAATGGCAGAAATTCTAAAACGTCACAAGGAACAAGAAGCATTAGCTAAAAAGCAAAAGGAACAAAAGAGGCAAGAAGatcttttaaaattaaGTGCCAAACTAATGGATGAAGATAAGAAAGCTAATGAACTGAAATCTGTCCTAAGTTGGGCCAACAAGCCTGCCCCTGAACCAGTCCGAGTCAATATTCAACcacaattgaaagaaaaaaagcAATCCATTAAGATGGacaataattcttcatttgttGCTGAACAGCAAAAAATTTGGGagcaatttcaaaaaactCCAGCTACAGCTGTCAAGAACACTATCATTAACGATAATTCTTCTACAAAAGGTAATGCCTGGACAACTGTTACTCCTAAGCCAGCGGCAATAAAGGCTAATGGGTTACcatctttaaataaagCAGTTAACCAACCTAGTGCTTATGTTAGTCCTGATAAATTACGTAACATTGCTTCGGGAAGACCTTCTATGAGTAAACAGATTGGGTCATCAATTAGCTTGCCAGGACTTAAGGCTAAAGTTACCACAAAGGCACCTGTCGCATATCCTGGTAATGCATCAGTTTCGACACGCCAAGAATTCCTAAGGTGGGCAAGAACACAATTAAAACTAAATCCAGGTGTGTCTATGAATAGTGTCCTGGAAGTATTATTAATGTTGCCCGCCAGTGCTTCTgctaaagaaattattgccGATACAATATATGCCAATAGTACAGTAATGGACGGAAGAAGATTTGCAACTGATTTTATCAAGAGACGAATTGAATGTGAGAAGCAATTGACAGATCCATTGAGTTGGAAAGAAGCATTGTCGCTGCCAGAAGGTAACGATGACGATTGGGAATTTCAAGTTGTAAGTAAGAAAAAGGGTAAAA
- the SEC62 gene encoding Sec63 complex subunit SEC62 (ancestral locus Anc_8.572) — protein MSDANPDTALAIAKLLRHHRELKQRKGLFQTRHVDFFRFKRFERALKSPEYIKKSTNQPDLYPPVTGTEDEHASARNLFIMLIKAQYVVPCQKLHNQDCKNHGLKANKDYPNLILSSKATLQPDEYYVWNYNPKSITDYLIVIGVVSVILALACYPLWPRSMRRGSYYVSMGCLMLLCGFFVVAIIRLILYVLSLLVIKKKGGFWLFPNLFEDCGVLDSFKPLYGFGEKDSYSYIKKMKRMKRKQTKNGGTGKPKIEEVQDEGK, from the coding sequence ATGTCAGATGCAAACCCAGATACAGCATTAGCCATTGCAAAATTGTTGCGTCATCACAGAGAATTGAAACAGAGAAAGGGTCTGTTCCAAACGAGACACGTCGACTTCTTCCGTTTCAAGAGGTTCGAAAGAGCATTGAAGTCACCAGAATACATCAAGAAATCTACGAATCAACCAGACTTATACCCTCCAGTCACGGGGACTGAGGATGAACATGCGTCTGCTCGTAACTTGTTCATCATGTTAATTAAAGCACAATATGTAGTCCCATGTCAAAAATTACACAATCAGGACTGTAAGAATCATGGATTGAAGGCAAATAAAGATTACccaaatttaattctttccaGTAAGGCTACTTTACAACCGGATGAATATTACGTCTGGAACTATAATCCGAAATCAATTACAGATTATTTAATCGTTATAGGTGTCGTTTCTGTAATCTTAGCATTGGCTTGCTATCCATTATGGCCACGTTCCATGAGACGTGGGTCCTATTATGTCTCTATGGGGTGTCTAATGTTACTTTGTGGATTCTTTGTCGTCGCTATTATTAGATTAATATTGTACGTCTTGTCGTTATTGGTCATTAAGAAAAAAGGTGGATTTTGGTTATTCCCCAATTTGTTCGAAGATTGTGGTGTCCTTGATAGTTTTAAACCGTTATATGGATTCGGTGAAAAGGACTCATACAGTTatatcaagaaaatgaaaagaatgaagaggaaacaaacaaagaatgGTGGTACGGGAAAGCctaaaattgaagaagtgCAAGACGAGggaaaatga